The Branchiostoma floridae strain S238N-H82 chromosome 18, Bfl_VNyyK, whole genome shotgun sequence DNA window TGTCTTCTTGTACGAATCATCTTCTCTGAAATGTGTCGCTAGCTCCAGCGGAAGACCCAGGTCTACCGAAAGCGGACTTCGGGTGAGAGACACTGGTGGGATCTTACCTCTGCAAATCTTATTTTCGACGTAAAAATGTGTATCATATTGCTCAGGGCTTCGAAGAAACGTCACAATAGCGTCTGTACCGTTTGCTGCGATACCAAAACGTTTTttcaaatcataaaaatccCAAACGGATCTTAAATGGCTTAAAGGTTCTCTTAGTATCGCCAAATACACTGTGTCCTTTGGCATGATCTGGCTAAACTTCTGACTATCATATACCGTGTGGTAGGTCAGGATGTCGAAGTTTTCCCTTGGCGAAAATGCGTAGTTCGTACGGGGATACAAGTTCCATGGATAAGTACAAGTCAATAGAAAAGGTTTAGGCAACAGAAAAGTCAGGTTCCGGTCGTAACCAAAGCGGTGGAGGATGCTCATTATTGTGTCTCCTGCAACTTTGTGAAGTTTTGGAAACGCAACTCTTTTCCTCTCTGTTGTGCACGGTTTCATACGACCCACTCTGAAATCAGGTTCCATCGCCTCTTTGGCTGTTCTACCATATAGCGGAGGATGAGGCAACCTCTGCCAAGCGTTCTTGTGTAACGATACCGCAACTCTAGGCTCTTTCAGCATCTTAAAAGGAAGTTCAAACCGCGACGCAAAGTATTCGACCAATCGTCCGGGCTCTCCCTTGTGACTCTGACATACGTCGATGACATCTCGAAGCTGATTGGCGTCCAGCCTGATTAGTTTGCGGAGAAGCTGATTTGGTTGGTCCACGTATTTTCGAACCAACTTGAAGATCATTTGCAATTGAGGACGATGGTCGTATGCCTTTTGTGTTATTTCTGTTATATCCTGGTTTCTTTCGGTCTCATAGTCAATGCTAGTTCTGTTGGATCAAAAATGGAGAGAAAGAAAATGACTGTTATTTTTGTAAGTTGCATACATCTCTACAAATATACCTGATTCGTATCGGCAGGGGAacctaaagaaaaaaaacatatcatatatatagcTAGCGTACTAGTCGAATAAAACAATAGTCAGATATTAAAAATGATGGCTGCAGATAAGTCTTTTTATAAATTCCTTGTCACTCCCATGTTCGGAAGTATCGTttttatgtgtatgtttgtttgttgacttgCGTGTCCGTGTTTGTGCACCTacactttatttgtttattgcatGCAATAGAGATATGCATAGACACGTCTCGCCACAAAGTTACAGCAAACACTTTATGAAGGTCGGACTTACGAAAGTGACAGGAAATAGAGTTCAAAGGTAGTAGAATCCTTAGCTCAGATAACCCACTGGCATTCTAGGTCATGGGGTCAACAGAAGAGTCTACTAACTCACGGGAGGTATTATTTTAGACCTGTATATTTGTCTGTGTCCTCGCAGTTATTATCCACAGTTACATATTTCTCATATGCTTGTCACGTTCAccgcaaagtacatgtatacaatgttcATCAAAACTTTATTTTGCGGAGGTCTGAGTTCTTCAAACTCTTGTTAAGTAAGATTCCATTCCACTACATATACTCACAAAACCAGAAACAGACAATGTACAGCTTTTCTCAGAATCTAAGTGTAGATACCTATTTACCACACACGGCAAGCCATATTGCCAGACTTGTTTCTAACGTCTTTCAGAAgtaaaatgtttacattcaccTGTCGTTTGTTGCAGAGTTGAAGACGTATCCTACATACAGGGCCAAGACAAACACCTGGAGTGTGAGGAACAGTTTTCTCCTTCTAGAGATCAACATCACTGTAGCAGGTACTAGGCCTGGTCACCGAGTAATCTGGGACAAAAAGTTAGTGTATCAGACTAGGATATGGACGTAGAATCGGTAGAAAATCCCACATAAATCGCAGCATTCAGCAACAACTGACGTTCAGTCATTTGTGACCGCAAGTGGAGCGGAAGCAGAAGTTGTCAGTAGTTCCACCTTTTATCTGTCTGTAGATCAAAAAGAAGTGACCTTCAAAACCCATGTTAATATCTAATGAGGACAATTACCTGTTACAGCTGGGTGTTGTTTGATGTTCATTGGTACATGTGCTAAAGAACAATTACGTACAACAATTATTGGGAAATTACAGGTAATGGCCCGAATGAAATGTGAAGGtaatgacccccctccccatacccTGTTCTCAGTAAGTCGTCTACGACCAATTATATATTACAGCTCCTAGTCAAAGTCTTCAGTTTTGAGTACCAAATTGTGGAACCACCCTTACCTGGAAAAGGCCATTCGTGCCCTCCAAAGCTTACGACTTCTAACGTCTAATGATTGAATTGAAACTCCATTCATAATTTTGAAAAACCTGCCACAGAAGATCACTCAGTGGATTTAATCCGGCCTATGTATTCATCATGCCTGCGTCAATAGGAAACAATGCAAGACCATGCAAAAGAGACTACATTAGCCAGGTTGTCCTTATTTAGAGGCGGTCACCTGAAGACGTTTTAATTGAGAGACCATACAGCGCCCCTGACATGACCGGGGCCTTATGAGGACACAGTATTATGAGGACACAGGCAGATTCTCAGATTTTAGAAGGCCGGCCACTGTGGGGGAATTGTGCGATCAGATCATTGTGGCCAGAAAGAAACCGTAACTCCCCCCATCTGCTTGAAGGTTATCATATTTGAAGGCCTTTTCTGCCAAAACAAGGCGTGACGTCGTTTCCAACGTAGTTGAACACATAAATTAGACATTGACGTCACTACTCATGACATAAAAACTATCACAAAATGGCAAGCTAtggcatatactagtatatggttACTTACCTTGCAGTTTCATGCGTCTAATCTTCAAAATCGTTACAAAGAAACCTTCTGGTTAGCAAAAAGGATAAgatttgtacaaaatacatgaagtgGGACCTACCCAAAATAGATCCACATGCTGTGGTGGCACCGAGGAAACCGGTTGAACAAGCTACCCGTGGCTTGGGGCATGTCGGGGTCCACTTTAATAGGTCCACTTAACATGCTAATACCTTAATCTggtacaaaataacaacaatacaaaaacacacacatgcaaatttCTCCGTTATGCcctgttttctttatttatgtGCTTAGATTGCCAGCATCAAGAGTCATGTTGATATTTCATCTTTCATTTTTTACATTGTCTTGTTTTTTCAAGTAGCTATAGTAGTACAGTCATTAATACAAGTCACActcaaaggtcaaagttcaaaattagaACAAACGTGACGTCAATGAATGTAGATATTGACTGACGAACGTACGAATGGACGAATGAACAAATGATTGAATAGTTCAATCAAATATAGATAAACTTATTAATAAATATTTGAATGAATAGgtatttgaatgaatgaatgaattttaatgaatgaatgcatgcatAAACGAATGAAAGAACGAACAAAcgaataaatgaaagaaatgtaAACGTCAACAAACCTAATGTCAAATTAGATATCAGAAACTGCAGAAACATTTTGCTATTTCCCTTTACAGTGAAGATTATAGGATTTAGGATAATATTTTACTCTTAACTCTTTCAGTCTCTcctttgaaatgatttcatCCGTTGCCAGATAGTTCAGATAGTCTACGGAAAGACACATGCCGTATTGCGTTCTTTCGCAGAACAAGCAGTTTTTCTGTATGATCGCTCTAGCCTCGTTCTCTATCCTGATCTCCTTGATTTTTTTCGTGACGGGCCATTCTTCTACCCTTGCTTGTCTTTCCGCTGCTAAGACATATTCACATTTCAACTCTCTATCAAAACGCAAACAGAAGTCCTTATCCACGTAAAAACCCTTATCCCACTTGCTTTCTTGAATGGTAAGTTTTGGCCCGACATTACAAGACCCATGGCTCAACTGATCACAGAAATATGACACTCGTAACTGTATCTTTTTAAAGTGTTCAATCTCATCCGCTAGGTCTTGTCCTCCCTCCTCGAGTTTCTCTTGAAAcacttggtagaaatgatcGTACAGCGCGTAATCCACGTGACTCCATTGTTTGTGGACCTGTTTAAGATTGTCAGGCACGTCTTCTTCCTTGTATAGATATTTCCCAGAATTTCTACGCTTGTAGAGGATGTCTTTTAAGCTCCAACACATCATACGTTTGAAGAGGACCAACGATTCGTCGAAATGCTCCATGATCATTACAAGAGGAAACTCCGATTCAATCTTTTCGATGAACATTTCTGCGACTTCGTTTTTCTCTGTATCGTTCTTTTTATAAAGAGTTGCTAGCTCTAGTGGAAGACCTAGATCTACTGATAGGGGGTTACGGGTGAGAGAAACGGGTTGTATCTTGCCTCTGCATGACTTATTCTCAACGTAAAACCTAGTGTCATATCTCTCAGGGTCTTGTAAGAACATTGTGATACCTTCTGTGCCCTTAGACACAAGGCCAAATTCACTGGACAAATCGTAAAAATGCCAGACAGATTTGAAATGACTAAAGGGTTCCCTCAGTATCGCTAGATATACCGTATCCTCTGGCATAATTTGGCTAAACTTTTTACTGTCATAAATCGTATGGTAGGTTAGGATGTCAAAGCTTTTCTTATCAGAAGGCGGGTAATTCGTGCCAGGGTACAAGTTCCACGGATACGTACAACTTGACAGAAAGGGTTTGGGTAGCAAAAACGTTAAGTTTCTTTCGTAGCCAAAACGGTGAAGCATGCCTTTGATAGTGTCCCCTGCAACTTTGTGAAGTTTAGGAAACGCAACTCGTGTCCTTTCTGTAGTGCACTCTTTCATGCTACCCACTCTATACTCTGGTACCATTGCATCATCAACTGTTCTACCGTATAACGGTGGATGAGGCAACTTCTGCAAAGCACTGacatcaacactttcttgtTTTGGTACCATCTTTAACTCCAGGCCAAATCTAGTCCCTAAGTACTTGACCCAACTCTCGGGTTGACTCCTATAGGCCTTTATAACGTCTataatttgtttcatttgaCTGTCGTCTATTCTTACCAGCCTTCTTATTAACGCATGCGGACTGGAAACGTATTTCTGGACTAGTTTAAAAACCGTCTGCATTTCTGCACGGTTATTCTCGTCGGTGGTGTTTATCCTGGGTTTCCTACCCGAACGTGTTTCGTCAAACCTGTAGCGTCTCATTTTTTCGAGCAGGGCTTCGGGGATTAACGGTTGGTGGTTTTTCACGGCCATGATCAGGGGTTCGAATTGTTCCATGTCGTCACCGAGTCCGATCACTAGGGGTTCCCTTCTTCCGGGCCACGATGGGGCTTTCTTTGGTTGTTCAGGATACTCCTGGATACTGCTGTTTAGGCTTAAGAAGTATAGAATAAAATGGAATCAGAATTATATGTTATATGTGGAAATGCCCAATTTTTATCTAGAATCAGGTGACAATGAATATTAGCAAAGTATCACGAAAGTAAGATTTTTAGCGAATATTAACATTTTCTTATAAGATGATGTTTTCACCTGCTGTGTGTACTTGAGACTTGGAACAGGTAGGCACAGAAGAGGACAAATCCGATCACTTGTAGAACCAGGAACGCCGTTCTCTTTCTGATAGACACCGTTAGTGTGAGGTTCTGTCCAGCGTAGCTGCCTTTGATCCTATATAGGAACGAGATTGGCCAAAACTCTTGGATATGTACATGGACTGCAATGGGTGGGCATTGcaactgtttttgtttgtttctgcatGTTTGCACCTATAACTCAAGATCCTGCTGATGGATTTGTATTAAgttttggcatgtgggtagtTAGTTAATGAGCACTCGAAGAAAcgttgtggtgtgtgtgtgtgtgtgtgtgtgtgtgtgtgtgtgtgtgtgtgtgtgtgtgtgtgtgtgtgtgtgtgtgtgagtgtgtgtgtgtgtgtgtgtgtgtgtgtgtgtgtgtgtgtgtgtgtgtttctgtgtctgtgtgtctgtgtgttgttgtttgagtgtgtgtgagtgtgtgttattcgacaaacaaataaacaaaagatATTCTGTAGTGGGAATAATTTCGACTTTTGCCAAGCAATCCAAACAGAACATATCATGCGACATTCtttaaaacaagatggcggGTGTGCACAACATAATGACTCGCTGACGTCACCTTTTATGACGTAACACGGATCTTTGCCATTTGCTATTTAAATAAACGTATAAAACAAGTACCTACCCCATTTCCTCAGGCGTATTGCTTCTTAAGATTTGTCAAAAAGCCTTCGAAATATTCAATGCAATAACTTCACGAGGAACTTTGGAAAAGGTAGCGAAGACAATCTAAGGTCATTATGTGTTGGGTTGTCGGTCTTGTCAGAACCGGTTGTGCAAGAATCAGATTTGTTTCAGGTCATCGCATTGCAACACTGCAGACTTCTGCTCCAAATTTCTCAACTTTGCAGGCATTTAGAAAAGGACCATTGCTTCGCTTTGGCATGAAGATAAATGTGTTTGATTTCTAACCTTTTATTTCGCCAAGGTTTGATGATGTATTTCATGGATTCTATCTTGATGTTTTGGTTATCTTTGTACCCTTATATTGTTGAAGGTCAAACGTCGTATTTAGGACCGACCCAAAAAACTTGTAGGGTTTATACTATAAAATTAACATCATATCCAATCAAAACCATATGTTATGATAGCCTAGTTATACTGAATAGCTTTCCTTGCATgttctatattttttttctgcacaggGTCAAGTTATTTGCCAACCTTTGTTTGCATTCTCGAAGCAAAAATTTTCAGTATTTTCAGTTTTATAGAGTTACGCTCCCACTACCACAATCAATGGTATATTCCTTGGGCTTGTTATGGAAACGCCCTTGAGTTGAGGTATACATTGTTGCTAGAGGTCAAAATAGGGAGGGGGGCACCCACAAGGCTTAGGTTGTACGCGATCGGTCCCTTCTACAACTTATACTAGTGATTCACTAGTATCACGGATAGCTTGAGGTTGACAGATATCATGATCCAATAGCGCCCCTAGCGGAATGAAAACGCATACCCCTGACACTAGCGCGTCTTCAATGATTGTCATACTCATAGCCCCATCTTGTCAAAATCAAACAATCTaatactgatacatgtacagcgATGTccgttagacatcaaggtaatgaGATGCACGAAGTAACAGTCACTCAAGTAACTGCAGCTGGATAGaatttagaaacggtcagacgttttagacagcAGTCACTGTCTACAAtttctgactgtttccaaataTTGTTCATCTGCTTGTGAAACTGTTACCTTAAATTTTCTCTTTGTCGTCCGATCCCTTAATTGAGTGGTAGAATAGTTCCCTCCGGTgtaacctttgtctttccaacacctacctgCACACAAATATCATTagattacaatccatccagaggttcttaagttatgttgACCACGAATAcgtggaaacacagacagacttGGACACACGGACATACCAAAAGCAAAACCTCCAGTATTCACGGAGGTAACGAGGCCTGCTTATTCACGTGGCCACGTTCTTACTTAATCAATTACACAATACAGACAATCAAGTCCAACACTCAATTACATAACGGAtatgaaatcagaaaaaaaatcactctGAAAAGGAAGTGTGGGGGTACATGGATAAGTTTCGGTGGAAGtaatttatttcttcaatttggTATAATAGTATGTGTACGTGAGGTAATCAAACTGCGTTGATTACATCAACGGTTGTTGCGCATTGCGGCAAATCAGGGTGGAGGGGTTGGATATAGGTGAAAAGTAACAACACTAAAATAAAGTCTGAATTGTAAGGGCTGCTGCATGGAAAGAAAATGACCGCGAAGGATGTCATTTCTTTCATTCTAACGGAAATAAGAGACTTGTAAATGGAACAGTGGCAGAATCAGaagtatcaaaagtaagcaCAGTAAGTATATCCTGGCTGTGTACAAACATTCTTAACAAACGTTATCCATCCCTCACTACTGTTTTACCCTCATATTCTTTCCATCCCATCGGGTTCTGCTATGAATTAGCACAATATATCTACGTATAGAACTGTCTAAGTTGACAAACTACTAGCTGAAATTATggcaaaaaaatcaaacaagggTTTCAACTTCCACCGCCAAATTAGTGACATAAAACAAAGTTGGACTGACGTCTGTAGCGTTGCCATGGCTACAGACCGAGAGTGTTGAGAGGAGTGCGGCACGTCGGGAAGAACAGACCAGAAACAGGAAAGTGCAGAGACGACAACTTTCGTTTTCATGTCCCGAGGAAAGTAAGATGCAGCCATGAGAACAAACAACCGCCGCCGCCTGATCCACCGGTAAGTCTTTCCATGACATGACGAGAATTTTAGTTTTACCTTACAAAAATATACCAATAAAGTAGAACGAACACTTTCTTCCGTACCGTTGTTCTATAACCGTTAGTGTGGAATTGAACTTTATCATTGCGAATTTAACGTGCATAAAGATTCAATCTAAGATCAAGACGGCCTTTTTCCCACATCAAGGGTACAAACTAACTTTTGTATCCATGTTATTTCCAGAGACTGCTGGCCGTTTTCCGGGCTGTTCCTGTTGAGACGCAGCACCCCTGCCGCACAAGGCCGTGGTGGACGGGAGGGGCGACCTCCGTAGCCGGTAAGAACCCTGCTATACCTTTCCAGACGTTGCTTACTAGATTTACTAGGCCTACACACTTGTCTCCTCTGCACTGCTCTTTAAGCAGAGGTTAAGTcgcgagacatcaacaaaacggtacaaaatagaaagtctaataaaacgcctaaaaaaaaCAGGCgaagcctaacttctgcttggggAGTACTCTGTGCATGTACCCGCCAGTATACAACTCGGGTATACATGTACTCCACAAATTCAGACCGTGCGGTACAGAGTTGGTAGGcggaaaggcaacattttaccTCTACATTTTACCGTATGTCATTGCTGTGCACGTGAATACATGGACTTGCTTGTCTGATCTTCTAACATAAAGCAGTTTGAAAACATGACTCCATTTATCGTATTTCCGTTGTTAATCTATGATTTGTGTTGCATTATGTATCATTTCAAAGCGTATTCACCATACGTTACAATGATTCCCCTTGCCTAAGATGAAACACGTTTGTGTATGAGTCAAGCACCAGGGTTGCCAATGTTAGTAGTTTCAAAAATACCACGTACTAGTGTCAATTATTGTCTCAACGATATCCTAGCTGTTATTTACTACCATTGTTTTATCGTTAATAAGCATGTTCAATGCTCTTAAAATGAATGCCTCATTTTTACCTCCacgaaatgtcatggaggttatattttcattaCCATctgtttgtctgcctgtctgtctgtctgtctgtcaacaataTAAATCctgaacggctggatggattggtgcCATACTTgctgtgttggtagggtgtgacaaaaactaaaaatgattagattttgggcccttcGGCGGCTTTCATAGCCGCCAGAGGGCCctacaagctatggtcacaatttttaagttttacatagctcttgtgctcggaaAGAAGTGACACAAGCTCTAGCAAATAGGGTTGGAATTGTAGAggcattttgtaaacaaaattcGGAAGCGAATAATCTAAGAAAGGAATAACGGACTTCCATtattttttggtatgtgggtagcttttaaccaaaatgtacaaaaagaagTCATAATTAAGCAAAATTGGTtgacatttgcatagttaatgagaatattccataatacaacatgtagctgttttttaatttttcaataTATCTCTTGTTCCGGACATAATACGGTCTTCACATTtgggtgacagatagctttcgACATCAGAACAAggtgatttaattttgcaattgCAGGGGAGTTTTTGTTAAGACATTTAAAAGAGGATAGCTCTAACTGAAGAAAGAAACGACCCGCATTTCCAtgattttaggcatgcaggtagtttaggtaaagatgttcataatgacattcatgttatgcaaatgatgacttaatttcCATGATTAGTTAGAAtgttgtataattccattgttttccataactggacttcaatgaATGTAGCACATGTAATTTAGAATAGGTGGGACATAAACAGACACCAAATGTGTAAATGAGGAACTAGTAATGAAtccaaaaaaggcaaaaatcgCTTGATTGTGAATGAAGGGATTggaatttgcatacttaattaggaaaatctatatttacatcGTTTTTCATTATgcgactcaaatacatgtaacatgttagaAGGCTTTTCACAGTTCACTGCCCATAAGCTCGGTCATTCTGTTATCATGTTGACAAAACCAAAAGTATAGATATGTTTCTGACATTCGTTAATAGAAATAAGTAAGATAATGAGccttattttatttttcaggaGAGCCAGCCGGCTGGTTGTCCGC harbors:
- the LOC118405657 gene encoding uncharacterized protein LOC118405657 gives rise to the protein MLISRRRKLFLTLQVFVLALYVGYVFNSATNDRTSIDYETERNQDITEITQKAYDHRPQLQMIFKLVRKYVDQPNQLLRKLIRLDANQLRDVIDVCQSHKGEPGRLVEYFASRFELPFKMLKEPRVAVSLHKNAWQRLPHPPLYGRTAKEAMEPDFRVGRMKPCTTERKRVAFPKLHKVAGDTIMSILHRFGYDRNLTFLLPKPFLLTCTYPWNLYPRTNYAFSPRENFDILTYHTVYDSQKFSQIMPKDTVYLAILREPLSHLRSVWDFYDLKKRFGIAANGTDAIVTFLRSPEQYDTHFYVENKICRGKIPPVSLTRSPLSVDLGLPLELATHFREDDSYKKTVTDMFIEKIESEFPIVMIMERFDESLVLFKRMMCWSHKDILYISKNIGKSNDSENDIPNDLKQVHKQWSYVDYALYEHFYGVLQIKLDEGGQDLTDEVEHFKKINRNVADFCEALDRWSCDVGETLEIPKNSWDEGFTVDRDFCMVFQRELKCDYVIAAERRARAHDLAIKKPLTVVSDKEHKATIQRHCIYCERTQNGMCKSIDYLNYLATDGLISKDMLKELRTQYYPKSYNLHCKGH
- the LOC118406193 gene encoding uncharacterized protein LOC118406193, yielding MGIKGSYAGQNLTLTVSIRKRTAFLVLQVIGFVLFCAYLFQVSSTHSSLNSSIQEYPEQPKKAPSWPGRREPLVIGLGDDMEQFEPLIMAVKNHQPLIPEALLEKMRRYRFDETRSGRKPRINTTDENNRAEMQTVFKLVQKYVSSPHALIRRLVRIDDSQMKQIIDVIKAYRSQPESWVKYLGTRFGLELKMVPKQESVDVSALQKLPHPPLYGRTVDDAMVPEYRVGSMKECTTERTRVAFPKLHKVAGDTIKGMLHRFGYERNLTFLLPKPFLSSCTYPWNLYPGTNYPPSDKKSFDILTYHTIYDSKKFSQIMPEDTVYLAILREPFSHFKSVWHFYDLSSEFGLVSKGTEGITMFLQDPERYDTRFYVENKSCRGKIQPVSLTRNPLSVDLGLPLELATLYKKNDTEKNEVAEMFIEKIESEFPLVMIMEHFDESLVLFKRMMCWSLKDILYKRRNSGKYLYKEEDVPDNLKQVHKQWSHVDYALYDHFYQVFQEKLEEGGQDLADEIEHFKKIQLRVSYFCDQLSHGSCNVGPKLTIQESKWDKGFYVDKDFCLRFDRELKCEYVLAAERQARVEEWPVTKKIKEIRIENEARAIIQKNCLFCERTQYGMCLSVDYLNYLATDEIISKERLKELRVKYYPKSYNLHCKGK